The Podospora bellae-mahoneyi strain CBS 112042 chromosome 7, whole genome shotgun sequence genomic sequence CCTCTCGATGGGCGGCATGGCCTGGGCCTTTGACATCCGCAAAAAGGTAGACCCGGTGACCGGCAAGGTCATCCCCGTGCATTGGAACGACTACACGCCTCTCTTGATCGCCAAGCCCTGCAAGTTTGACTTTGACGCCATCCCAAGACAGGAGGGTAGGATGGAGGAGCTCAGGCAAATGTTTGATTctgcgagggaggaggaagagcaacAAGACAACGCGATCGTGATGGATATCAGCCAGTTTGAGAAGGACCTGGGTGCCGAGAAGATTTATCGCGACAAGGCATGTGAGATTAGGTATGCCGACGCTGCGGCGCAGTCGGATGAGCTTGAGCAGACGGCCTCTGAGGGGTCTTCGACGCCACTGGAGCCTGGGCTTGAACTTGGGGATTCGAGTTCCGAGGCCGATACCGAGAGCGACTTCGGAAAGGAATCGCTCAGCACGGGGATGAGGGTTGTGTTGGACGGCCGGGTTGAGAAGACGCTCGGGATTGAGCCTGTGGTGAGCGTGACGGGAGTACCAGGCGCGTGAAAGTGGGCTtagtgatgatggctggccATGATTTTGCGATGTTTCTAATGAATGAGGGCTGCATTGGGATTGGGACTTGGGCTGGGTATTTGGGTCTATCAAAGTGAAATACCCAAAGGAAACTGGTAGTATCTGGATGGACGGAGTTTGGAAAAaatgggttggttgttttgATGATCGACAGGGCGGGTGccctctttttgtttttctttcttatTCAATTAGTATTAGCATAACCTAAGGTAGGTTTCTTGGAGCAGATATCAACTGAACTCTCCTCTTGAAATGACTAAGAAAACGTGCCCTACATGGCCATCGAGGTAGCAATTGACTCTCGTTGTCTTGTAACTACGCTTAagggtgctggtgttgttcaAAGTTTAGCTCAATGTTAACTCGTGCGAAAAAGAGCCGGGATGACTGGATGTTGATGGATTCGGATGCTGACGAGAACATGAGGGCGCCCGCATGATGTTCTGGAATGAAGAGAGGCCCGGAAAATGGCTTTCATCTCGCGTTGGGCGACTCTGCATCGAGCATTGTGTGGTGGAGTGGCAAAACGGCTGGTGGCTTGACCAATAGCACGGCCATCTCTCCTGCCTAGGCATTAACATGGAACGGCGAATCTTGCGAGAAGGACCCTTCTTCTGGCGTTGACCTGGCTAAATGTGTTTATGGTGGTATCCAAGCCCGGTAGCGTCTTTTCTACCCACCAACGAGAAGCGTCAGATGCctgttggtgctggctgTCACTAACGGCCCCATGTGACTGCTCCGCCGTACAGTCTTCTTAGTGGCCGCCATGTCCACGACCCCAAGGCACCATGCTTTCCCATGTGGCCAATCCAGCGTGGTGTCTTGCAGTGCCGCTGCCAGACAGCAGCATGATAAGCAGGAGAGATGACAGATGACAGGGGGCTGGGACAGTTAAGTGGTATAGGTCGATATTAAAAACCTGGGGAACTGCCGTCTTCACCTGGATTTCACCCAGGCTCAGgctctcaacatcatcatcaccgggCAACCTCCTTCCCACTTTTTCTCGACCTCTCCCATCACCTTGACCAGCACACAATGGGCCAGGGACCCAGCACCAGCGCCCTGCAGCAATGCATCCAGGGGGTTGCCAACAACCGAGCCAACTTCGCTGCTTTTGCCGGGAGCCCACTTTACCAGATTCAATGGGTCAAGCCGTATAATCTTGATGTGTCCGTCGAGCCTGCTGCCGTGGTGAGGCCAGAGACGGCACAGGATATTTCCGACATTATCAAGTGCGCCAATGCCAACGGCGTCAAGGTGCAGGCCAAGTCTGGGGGGCACTCCTATCAGAACTACGGCGTTGGCGGGAGTGATGGGGCCGTTGCCATCGACATGGTCAACTTTCAGAAATTTTCAATGGACACCAAGACATGGTATGCTACCATAGGGGCTGGAAATCGCCTGGGAGAGGTGGACAAGAAGATGCACGCTCAAGGAGGACGGGCCATGGCCCATGGTGTCTGTCCTGgtgttggccttggtggTCATGCTACGATTGTAAGTGACTCTTCAAATCATGTCTTGCTGGATGCCTGCTAACTTGACCATCAAAGGGAGGATTGGGCCCCATGTCGAGAATGTGGGGATCTGCCTTGGATCATATTGTCGAAGTTGAAGTCGTCACCGCCGACGGCAAAATCCAGAGAGCGAGCGCCACGCAGAACGAGGATCTTTTCTGGGCCCTCAGAGGCTCTGCGTCTGGGTTCGGAGTTATCACCGAGTTCGTTGTGAGAACACATCCCGAGCCGGCCAACGTTGTTCAGTATGAATACACCATCAAGCTCGGGAAACAGGCCGATGTCGCTCCTTTGTACTCGAAATGGCAGGCTTTGATGGCGGACCCCAAGCTTGACCGTCGGTTCGGATCCATGTTCATCATGTTCCCTCTTGGCGCTATCATCACTGGCACATTCTATGGAACTCAGGAGGAGTTCTTGACAACTGGCATCCCCAACGCTCTTCCGCAAGATGGCAACGGCCATCTGGTCATCAACGACTGGCTTGGGGGTTTGGCTCATGATGCCGAAAAGGAGGCACTGTATCTGTCTGGGCTTGCTATGCCATTCGTATCACGCTCTCTGGCCTTCAAGCGACAGGACCTCCTGGGACCGGAAAAGATCAAGGACATTTTCAACTGGGTCGACACCCAAAAGAAAGGCACACTCCTGTggttcatcatcttcgacgCTGCAGGGGGTGCTATTGAGGACGTACCGCAGAATGCCACGGCCTTCGCTCATCGTGACAAAATCATGTACTACCAGTCTTATGGCATTGGACTGCCTGTGACAAAAACCACCAAGGATTTCATCACCGGATTTCACGACCAGGTTGTTCAGAAAGCCGGTCCAGGCACTTGGGGCACGTATCCAGGGTACGTCAACAACGCTTTGGTCGACCAGCAAAAGCAGTACTGGGACTCCAACCTGCCCGCATTGGAGCAGATCAAGGCTCGGTGGGACCCCAAGGACTTGTTCCACAACCCAGGGAGTGTGAGGCCTGCCAAGAACTAGTGTCCTGTCCTCATTTTCAGGCGATTTGTACTTGTAGAATAGAGATACCCGATTGCATTAATGTTTACGTGTTGTCTGGCTTCCGAATCAGGACATGACTTTCACTGCAGTGATCCTTGGACTAGGTAGTTGGATGTAGTTGAGGACGGGGTGAATGTGTGCAAAGCCACTCAAAACagccacccaaccccaaacatTCAGCCGCTGGGCTCCCTCGTGACGCTTCACCCCTTGCCAATAAATATGTATACAAGTATGCGAGATCCTATCTCCGACTTGCACAGCTAAGgttctctccatctctccaCGATCATCTAAGCGACCAACCCCTTTCTACAGCGATGACTGACACAGATCTTCTGCCGGACGC encodes the following:
- a CDS encoding hypothetical protein (EggNog:ENOG503P06I; CAZy:AA7; COG:C), with the translated sequence MGQGPSTSALQQCIQGVANNRANFAAFAGSPLYQIQWVKPYNLDVSVEPAAVVRPETAQDISDIIKCANANGVKVQAKSGGHSYQNYGVGGSDGAVAIDMVNFQKFSMDTKTWYATIGAGNRLGEVDKKMHAQGGRAMAHGVCPGVGLGGHATIGGLGPMSRMWGSALDHIVEVEVVTADGKIQRASATQNEDLFWALRGSASGFGVITEFVVRTHPEPANVVQYEYTIKLGKQADVAPLYSKWQALMADPKLDRRFGSMFIMFPLGAIITGTFYGTQEEFLTTGIPNALPQDGNGHLVINDWLGGLAHDAEKEALYLSGLAMPFVSRSLAFKRQDLLGPEKIKDIFNWVDTQKKGTLLWFIIFDAAGGAIEDVPQNATAFAHRDKIMYYQSYGIGLPVTKTTKDFITGFHDQVVQKAGPGTWGTYPGYVNNALVDQQKQYWDSNLPALEQIKARWDPKDLFHNPGSVRPAKN